One genomic segment of Brassica napus cultivar Da-Ae chromosome A3, Da-Ae, whole genome shotgun sequence includes these proteins:
- the LOC106437152 gene encoding uncharacterized protein LOC106437152, with product MALLMTIILGLILGWLAFVVGLLIGWAWRPRWVSSPSEEKVQSQCSAPRSFELSSPSSPSPLKGFGSAPCFKTLVCGTWNMALRQQKTISPVSSSEQVHVLDGGKKTEERLPNTVTELDLRNLVQLVERKDGGLPWIQMMDQFIPGMRYQAWLREPKNGPTEYRSRTVFEDATPEVVRDFFWDDEFRPTWDTMLSSSTTVEECTSTGTMIVRWIRKFPFFCSDREYVIGRRIWNCGKSYYCVTKGVYVPCITRNNKQKRVDLFYSSWCIRPVESRSDDGATSACEVLLFHHEDMGIPREIAKLGVKRGMWGAVKKMEPGLRAYQEQRLSREGGFKLSRPAFMAQINTKITSEHLVSLSNGATSEAEAPVTLDRGNGAENLKKLLFIGGAVAVACALSGGGFVPPAVLLGFGKRFGGRKREPQGTATTTTRSQSQTTSS from the exons ATGGCTTTGCTCATGACCATCATCTTAGGACTCATCTTAGGATGGCTGGCTTTCGTTGTTGGGTTGCTCATAGGATGGGCATGGAGACCCAGATGGGTTTCTTCTCCTAGTGAAGAGAAAGTCCAGTCACAATGCTCCGCTCCTAGATCTTTCGAGTTGTCTTCGCCATCATCTCCTTCTCCGTTAAAGGGTTTTGGTTCAGCTCCTTGCTTCAAAACTCTTGTTTGTGGCACGTGGAATATGGCTTTAAGACAACAGAAAACAATTTCTCctgtttcttcttctgaacAAGTACATGTACTTGATGG agGGAAGAAAACAGAGGAGAGGTTGCCTAATACTGTAACAGAGTTAGATTTGAGGAATCTTGTGCAACTGGTTGAGAGGAAAGATGGTGGTCTTCCTTGGATTCAGATGATGGATCAGTTTATTCCTGGTATGAGATATCAAGCTTGGTTAAGAGAACCTAAG AATGGTCCTACTGAGTATAGAAGCAGAACTGTTTTTGAAGATGCAACTCCTGAGGTTGTAAGAGATTTCTTCTGGGATGATGAGTTTAGACCAACTTGGGATACAATGCTCTCTAGTTCCACTACTGTTGAAGAGTGTACAAGTACTGGGACCATGATTGTTAGATGGATACGCAAG TTCCCGTTTTTCTGTAGTGATAGAGAGTATGTGATTGGTCGGAGGATATGGAACTGTGGCAAATCTTATTACTGTGTAACAAAG GGAGTGTATGTTCCTTGTATAACAcgtaacaacaaacaaaaacgtGTAGACTTGTTCTACTCAAGTTGGTGCATTCGACCAG TGGAATCAAGAAGTGACGATGGAGCAACAAGTGCCTGCGAAGTGCTTTTGTTTCACCACGAAGACATGGGGATACCAAGAGAGATCGCAAAGCTTGGAGTCAAACGAGGGATGTGGGGAGCAGTGAAGAAGATGGAACCTGGTCTACGTGCTTACCAAGAGCAAAGACTCTCAAGAGAAGGAGGGTTCAAGCTTTCTCGGCCAGCTTTCATGGCGCAGATCAACACCAAGATCACATCAGAACATCTCGTTTCGCTCAGCAACGGTGCAACGTCTGAAGCTGAAGCTCCAGTTACGTTGGACCGAGGAAATGGAGCTGAGAATTTGAAGAAGCTGTTGTTTATAGGTGGAGCTGTTGCGGTTGCTTGCGCATTGAGTGGTGGGGGTTTTGTTCCTCCTGCGGTTCTTCTAGGGTTTGGGAAAAGGTTTGGTGGAAGAAAACGTGAGCCCCAAGGAACAGCAACTACTACTACAAGAAGTCAAAGTCAAACTACTTCTTCATAG
- the LOC106437116 gene encoding uncharacterized protein LOC106437116: METNKEEMAPLRGILCLKNSQDMKKIEETEDCFILDCDTLDPFDFKIEIKKEVTPLRNILCLKNRQDMKRIEETEDCFILDFDPFDSFDFKKLSVSSDGDKDLDIIHETGQVACRDYPHPRHLCLTFPFGSTPNATHCRLCYCCVCDKPAPCAQWMSHCNTSEDSMVRKLPTPESQSFYYSD, from the exons ATGGAGACGAATAAAGAAGAAATGGCTCCTCTCAGAGGCATACTATGTCTGAAAAACAGTCAAGACATGAAGAAAATCGAGGAGACAGAGGACTGCTTCATTCTAGATTGTGACACTTTGGATCCTTTCGACTTTAAAATAGAGATCAAGAAAGAAGTAACTCCCCTCAGAAACATATTATGTCTGAAAAACAGACAAGACATGAAGAGAATCGAGGAGACAGAAGACTGCTTCATTCTTGATTTCGACCCTTTTGATTCTTTCGACTTTAAAAAACTCTCAGTCTCCAGTGATGGTGATAAAGATCTGGATATTATCCATGAGACAGGCCAG GTGGCTTGTAGGGATTACCCACATCCAAGACACCTTTGCTTGACTTTTCCCTTTGGATCAACTCCTAATGCAACCCATTGTCGTCTG TGTTACTGTTGCGTCTGCGATAAGCCTGCACCTTGTGCACAATGGATGTCGCATTGCAATACTTCAGAGGACTCTATGGTGCGGAAGCTACCGACCCCTGAGAGCCAGAGCTTCTATTACTCCGATTAA
- the LOC106437162 gene encoding uncharacterized protein LOC106437162 gives MMSIFSPFEALYAESNGFKMKLPGGQKQSSGDSQSPAAEQQKSYGRIPITSDDEKNKKEEKKIQPMRIAPELDGVHCFETILPF, from the coding sequence atgatgtcgatctttagcCCTTTCGAAGCTCTTTACGCTGAATCAAACGGCTTCAAGATGAAACTCCCAGGTGGCCAGAAACAGAGCTCTGGTGATAGTCAGTCGCCAGCGGCGGAGCAGCAGAAGAGCTACGGGAGGATTCCGATAACATCAGACGACGAAAAGAATaagaaggaggagaagaagatccAACCGATGAGGATAGCTCCAGAGCTAGACGGTGTTCATTGTTTTGAAACAATACTTCCTTTTtga
- the LOC106443321 gene encoding UDP-glycosyltransferase 79B6, giving the protein MGSKFHAFMFPWFGFGHMTAFLHLANKLAEKGHKITFLLPKKGLKQLEPLNLFPKSIVFHILTIPSVDGLPDGAETTSDIPITLGSFLASAMDRTRGQVEEAVRLGKPDLIFFDFAHWIPDIAREYGAKSVNFVTISAACVAISFVPGRSPDELAIPPPGYPSSKVLLHGQETSSLSFLSYPFGDGVTFYERIMTGLVNCDVISIRTCQEMEGKFCDFIEREFQRKVLLTGPMLPEPDNIKPLEDRWSHWLNRFEPGSVVYCSLGSQIILEKEQFQELCLGMELTGLPFLVAVKPPKGASTIQEALPKGFEERVKERGVVWGEWVQQPLILAHPSIGCFVSHCGFGSMWESLLNDCQIVFIPHLGEQIFNTRLMSEELEVSVEVKREETGWFSKESLSGAVRSVMDKDTELGNLVRRKHAKWKESLLSSGIISGYVNKYVEALEKLV; this is encoded by the coding sequence ATGGGATCAAAGTTTCATGCTTTTATGTTTCCATGGTTCGGTTTTGGCCACATGACTGCATTTCTACATCTGGCTAACAAGCTAGCTGAAAAAGGGCACAAAATCACTTTCTTGCTACCCAAGAAAGGTCTGAAGCAACTTGAACCTCTCAATCTGTTCCCAAAATCCATTGTCTTTCACATTCTTACCATCCCTTCCGTCGATGGTCTCCCTGATGGTGCCGAAACAACCTCGGATATCCCCATCACGTTAGGTAGTTTTCTGGCCTCAGCTATGGATCGCACACGTGGCCAGGTCGAAGAAGCGGTTCGATTAGGTAAACCGGATCtaattttctttgattttgCTCACTGGATTCCGGACATAGCTAGAGAATATGGGGCCAAGAGTGTGAATTTTGTAACGATCTCTGCAGCATGTGTAGCTATCTCATTTGTCCCTGGTCGTAGTCCAGATGAATTAGCTATACCTCCTCCGGGGTATCCTTCCTCCAAGGTGTTGCTTCACGGACAAGAAACCAGTTCCTTGTCATTTCTGTCCTATCCCTTTGGTGATGGAGTAACGTTTTACGAACGGATCATGACAGGGCTTGTGAACTGTGATGTCATATCGATAAGGACTTGCCAGGAAATGGAAGGAAAATTCTGCGATTTTATCGAAAGGGAATTTCAAAGAAAAGTTCTCTTGACGGGTCCAATGCTTCCTGAGCCGGACAATATCAAACCACTCGAAGATCGATGGAGTCACTGGCTGAACCGGTTCGAACCAGGATCAGTAGTATATTGTTCACTTGGCAGCCAAATCATTCTTGAGAAGGAACAATTTCAAGAACTATGTTTAGGAATGGAGCTGACTGGTTTACCATTTCTTGTGGCGGTAAAGCCACCAAAAGGCGCATCTACGATTCAGGAAGCCTTACCAAAAGGGTTTGAAGAGCGGGTTAAGGAGCGTGGAGTGGTTTGGGGAGAATGGGTGCAGCAGCCACTGATATTGGCTCATCCATCAATAGGTTGCTTTGTGAGCCATTGCGGGTTCGGGTCAATGTGGGAGTCTCTGTTGAATGACTGCCAAATAGTGTTTATTCCACATTTGGGTGAACAAATATTCAACACCAGGCTAATGAGCGAGGAACTTGAGGTCTCGGTGGAGGTGAAAAGAGAGGAAACAGGATGGTTTTCAAAGGAGAGCTTAAGCGGTGCGGTTAGGTCAGTAATGGACAAAGACACCGAGCTAGGGAACCTAGTAAGGAGGAAGCATGCTAAATGGAAGGAGTCTCTACTTAGTTCTGGAATAATCAGTGGTTATGTCAATAAGTATGTAGAAGCACTGGAGAAACTAGTCTAA
- the LOC106437143 gene encoding flavone 3'-O-methyltransferase 1 — protein MGSTAETQITPVQVTDDEAALFAMQLASASVLPMVLKSALDLDLLEIMAKNSSPMSPSEIASKLQTKNPEAPVMLDRILRLLTSYSILTCSNRTIPGGDSVERIYGLGPVCKYLTKNEDGVSIAALCLMNQDKVLMESWYHLKDAILDGGIPFNKAYGMSAFEYHGKDLRFNTVFNNGMSNHSTITMKKILETYKGFEGLTSLVDVGGGIGATLKMIVSKYPDLKGINFDLPHVIEEATSHPGIDHVGGDMFVSVPKGDAIFMKWICHDWSDEHCVKFLKNCYEALPEDGKVILAECILPETPDSSLSTKQVVHVDCIMLAHNPGGKERTEKEFEALAKGSGFKGINVACNAFGVYVIELLKKM, from the exons ATGGGATCAACGGCGGAGACACAGATAACTCCGGTACAAGTCACCGACGACGAAGCCGCTCTCTTTGCCATGCAGCTAGCCAGCGCCTCCGTTCTTCCCATGGTTTTAAAGTCCGCCTTAGACCTTGATCTTCTCGAGATCATGGCCAAGAACTCTTCTCCGATGTCTCCATCTGAGATTGCTTCTAAACTTCAGACCAAAAACCCCGAAGCTCCGGTCATGCTCGACCGAATCCTCCGTCTTCTCACGTCTTACTCCATCCTCACCTGCTCCAACCGAACCATTCCCGGCGGAGACAGCGTCGAGAGGATTTACGGGCTTGGTCCGGTTTGCAAGTACTTGACCAAGAACGAAGATGGTGTCTCTATAGCTGCTCTTTGTCTTATGAACCAAGACAAGGTTCTCATGGAAAGCTG GTACCATTTGAAAGATGCAATTCTTGATGGTGGGATTCCATTCAACAAGGCTTATGGAATGAGCGCTTTTGAGTACCACGGGAAGGATCTAAGGTTCAACACGGTATTCAACAATGGAATGTCTAACCATTCAACCATCACAATGAAGAAGATTCTCGAGACCTATAAGGGTTTTGAGGGTTTGACTTCTTTGGTTGACGTTGGTGGTGGCATTGGTGCTACTCTCAAAATGATCGTCTCTAAGTACCCTGACCTTAAAGGCATCAACTTTGATCTCCCACATGTCATTGAAGAAGCTACTTCTCATCCCG GTATTGATCATGTTGGAGGAGATATGTTTGTAAGCGTCCCTAAAGGTGATGCAATTTTCATGAAG TGGATATGCCACGACTGGAGCGATGAACACTGCGTGAAATTCTTGAAGAACTGCTACGAGGCGCTTCCAGAGGATGGAAAAGTGATACTAGCAGAGTGTATACTTCCAGAGACACCAGACTCAAGCCTCTCGACCAAACAAGTAGTCCATGTTGATTGCATTATGTTGGCTCATAACCCTGGAGGCAAAGAACGGACCGAGAAAGAGTTCGAGGCATTAGCTAAAGGATCAGGCTTCAAAGGCATCAATGTTGCCTGCAATGCTTTTGGTGTTTACGTTATTGAGCTGCTCAAAAAGatgtaa
- the LOC106437100 gene encoding UDP-glycosyltransferase 79B6 produces MGSKFHAFMFPWFGFGHMTAFLHLANKLAEKGHKITFLLPKKALKQLEPLSLFPGCIVFHTLTIPSVDGLPDGAETTADIPITLGGFLASAMDRTRGQVEEAVRLGKPDLIFFDFAHWIPEVAKEYGAKCVNFLTISAACVAISFVPGRSPDELTVPPPGYPSSKVVLRGQETNFLSFLSYPFGDGVTFYERIMTGLVKCDVISIRTCQEIEGIFCDFIEREFQRKVLLTGPMLPEPDNIKPLEDRWHQWLNRFEPGSVVYCSLGSQIILEKEEFQELCLGMELTGLPFLVAVKPPKGASTIQEALPEGFEDRVKERGVVWGEWVQQPLILAHPSIGCFVSHCGFGSMWESLLNDCQIVFIPHLGEQIFNTRLMSEELEVSVEVKREETGWFSKENISGAVRSVMDKDTELGNLVRRNHAKLKESLLSSGIISGYANKYVEALEKLV; encoded by the coding sequence atgggATCAAAGTTTCATGCTTTTATGTTCccatggtttggttttggtcaCATGACTGCATTTCTGCATCTGGCTAACAAACTAGCGGAGAAAGGTCACAAAATCACTTTCTTGCTCCCCAAGAAAGCTCTGAAGCAACTAGAACCTCTCAGTCTGTTCCCAGGATGCATTGTCTTTCACACTCTTACCATCCCTTCTGTGGATGGTCTCCCTGATGGCGCCGAAACAACCGCGGATATACCAATCACCTTAGGGGGCTTTCTGGCCTCAGCTATGGATCGCACACGCGGTCAGGTCGAAGAAGCGGTTCGATTAGGTAAACCGGATCTGATTTTCTTCGATTTTGCTCACTGGATTCCTGAAGTAGCTAAAGAGTATGGAGCCAAGTGTGTGAATTTCCTAACGATTTCCGCAGCATGTGTAGCTATCTCATTTGTCCCTGGTCGTAGTCCAGATGAGTTAACTGTTCCTCCTCCGGGGTACCCTTCGTCCAAGGTGGTGCTTCGCGGACAAGAAACCAACTTCTTGTCGTTTTTATCCTATCCCTTTGGTGATGGAGTAACGTTTTACGAACGGATCATGACAGGGCTTGTTAAATGCGATGTCATATCGATAAGGACTTGCCAGGAAATCGAAGGAATATTCTGCGATTTTATTGAAAGGGAATTTCAAAGAAAAGTTCTCTTGACGGGTCCAATGCTTCCTGAGCCGGACAATATCAAACCACTAGAAGATCGATGGCATCAATGGCTGAACCGGTTTGAACCAGGATCAGTAGTATACTGTTCGCTTGGCAGCCAAATCATTCTTGAGAAGGAAGAATTTCAAGAACTCTGTTTAGGAATGGAGCTGACCGGTTTACCATTTCTTGTAGCGGTAAAGCCACCAAAAGGCGCATCTACGATCCAGGAAGCCTTACCAGAAGGGTTCGAAGATCGGGTTAAGGAGCGTGGAGTGGTTTGGGGAGAATGGGTGCAGCAGCCACTGATATTGGCTCATCCATCGATAGGTTGCTTTGTGAGCCATTGTGGATTTGGGTCAATGTGGGAGTCTCTATTGAATGACTGCCAAATAGTGTTTATTCCACATTTGGGTGAACAAATATTCAACACCAGGCTAATGAGCGAGGAACTTGAGGTCTCGGTGGAGGTGAAAAGAGAGGAAACAGGATGGTTTTCAAAGGAGAACATAAGCGGGGCGGTTAGGTCAGTGATGGACAAGGACACCGAGCTAGGGAACCTAGTAAGGAGGAACCACGCCAAATTGAAGGAGTCTCTACTTAGCTCTGGAATAATCAGTGGTTATGCCAATAAGTACGTAGAAGCACTTGAGAAACTAGTCTAA